The following are encoded in a window of Solidesulfovibrio magneticus RS-1 genomic DNA:
- a CDS encoding ABC transporter permease: MLQAEGASSNQTGKSARIARQVVLPFGKSLEISIKSIKVRFFRSMITVASLVLAVAFLSFILTGANVAAGLLRSGEPRLRLALVEAGYDLPSLPPPGVVAQDEAGKLSASPKERWIVILSLLVCTVGIVNAQLMAVTERFREIGTMKCLGALDRFILRLFLLEAGMQGLVGAFIGAILGVVVGLLVGLVRFGLAAAANLSPLDVLATLGISVAVGAGLSLLGVVYPAAVAARMRPIEAMRAQE, from the coding sequence ATGTTGCAGGCGGAAGGCGCGTCTTCAAACCAGACCGGCAAGTCGGCCAGGATCGCCAGGCAAGTGGTCCTGCCCTTTGGCAAGTCGCTGGAAATCAGTATCAAAAGCATCAAGGTCCGGTTTTTCCGGTCCATGATCACCGTGGCCAGCCTGGTTTTGGCCGTGGCCTTCCTGAGTTTCATCCTGACCGGGGCCAACGTGGCCGCCGGTCTTTTGCGCTCCGGCGAACCCCGACTACGCCTGGCCCTGGTCGAGGCCGGCTACGACCTGCCGAGCCTGCCGCCGCCGGGCGTCGTGGCCCAGGACGAAGCGGGCAAGCTCTCCGCCAGTCCCAAGGAACGCTGGATCGTCATCCTGTCGCTTCTGGTCTGTACCGTAGGCATCGTCAACGCCCAACTCATGGCCGTCACCGAGCGTTTCCGCGAGATCGGCACCATGAAGTGCCTGGGCGCGCTGGACCGTTTCATTTTGCGGCTGTTTTTGCTCGAAGCCGGGATGCAGGGCCTTGTCGGCGCGTTTATCGGGGCCATCCTGGGCGTTGTGGTCGGGCTGCTGGTCGGACTCGTGCGGTTCGGACTGGCCGCCGCCGCCAATCTGTCGCCCCTGGACGTGCTGGCGACCCTGGGGATTTCCGTGGCCGTTGGCGCGGGCTTGAGCCTTCTTGGCGTGGTCTATCCGGCGGCCGTGGCCGCCCGGATGCGCCCCATCGAGGCCATGCGCGCCCAGGAATGA
- a CDS encoding sigma-54-dependent transcriptional regulator, producing the protein MSIGPQQTRKTILVVDDDPHILEVLEVRLVSAGYDVVPAANGLEALEVLSRQPVRLVISDMRMPGMDGMRMLEEMERRGIKLPIIFLTAHGSIPGAVEAIKHGAVDYLTKPFDGQELLARVTDVFAKAAGLDAAKTIKAGDGGQLGETGLVGQSQAMRDLAALIERVAPRDVNVLVLGESGTGKELVANLIHRRSARKNGPIVTVDCGSTPAGLLESELFGHVKGSFTHAVKDKKGLIEQANQGTLFLDEIGNISTEMQVRLLRFLENHKIRRIGDVREIQVDCRVIAATNADIFEQVAEGVFREDLLYRLKVVTINVPPLRERREDIPILAEHFARQFCAAQGMPPVTIPTETMAYLTAYPWPGNVRQLRNALEAGVVLGSDGVLAPQDLQLPLAGKGPDRSPDNLSLDQSEKAAIMRALEQAGWVQKEAAPLLGVSRRALNYKIQKYGIEIPKRRVKK; encoded by the coding sequence ATGAGCATAGGCCCCCAGCAGACCCGAAAGACCATCCTGGTCGTGGACGACGATCCGCACATCCTCGAAGTCCTTGAGGTGCGGCTCGTTTCCGCCGGCTATGACGTGGTCCCCGCCGCCAACGGCCTGGAGGCCCTGGAGGTGCTGTCGCGCCAGCCCGTGCGCCTGGTCATCTCCGACATGCGCATGCCCGGCATGGACGGGATGCGTATGCTCGAAGAGATGGAGCGCCGGGGCATCAAGCTCCCCATCATATTCTTGACCGCTCACGGCTCCATTCCCGGCGCGGTGGAAGCCATCAAGCACGGCGCCGTGGACTACCTGACCAAACCCTTCGACGGCCAGGAGCTTTTGGCCCGGGTCACCGACGTCTTCGCCAAGGCGGCCGGGCTTGACGCGGCCAAGACCATCAAGGCCGGCGACGGCGGCCAGCTCGGCGAAACCGGACTAGTCGGCCAAAGCCAGGCCATGCGCGACCTGGCCGCGCTCATTGAACGCGTGGCCCCCCGCGACGTCAACGTGCTGGTCCTTGGCGAATCGGGCACCGGCAAGGAACTGGTCGCCAATCTCATCCATCGCCGCAGCGCCCGCAAAAACGGCCCCATCGTCACCGTGGACTGCGGCTCCACCCCGGCCGGCCTGCTCGAATCCGAACTCTTCGGCCACGTCAAGGGGTCGTTTACCCACGCCGTCAAGGACAAAAAGGGCCTCATCGAGCAAGCCAACCAGGGCACGCTCTTTCTTGACGAGATCGGCAACATCTCCACCGAAATGCAGGTGCGCCTGCTGCGGTTTCTCGAAAATCACAAGATCCGCCGCATCGGCGACGTGCGCGAAATCCAGGTCGATTGCCGGGTCATCGCCGCCACCAACGCCGACATCTTCGAGCAGGTGGCCGAGGGCGTCTTCCGCGAGGATCTGCTCTATCGCCTCAAGGTCGTGACCATAAACGTGCCGCCGCTGCGCGAACGCCGCGAGGACATCCCCATCCTGGCCGAGCATTTCGCCCGCCAGTTCTGCGCCGCCCAGGGCATGCCGCCGGTGACCATCCCCACCGAGACCATGGCCTACCTCACCGCCTATCCCTGGCCGGGCAACGTCCGGCAACTGCGAAACGCCCTGGAAGCCGGGGTGGTGCTCGGTTCCGACGGCGTGCTGGCCCCCCAGGACCTCCAGCTTCCCCTGGCCGGCAAGGGCCCCGACCGTTCGCCCGACAACCTGTCCCTGGACCAGAGCGAAAAAGCCGCCATCATGCGCGCCCTGGAACAAGCCGGCTGGGTCCAGAAGGAAGCCGCGCCGCTGCTCGGCGTCAGCCGCCGCGCGCTCAATTACAAGATCCAGAAGTACGGCATCGAGATACCAAAACGCCGGGTGAAGAAGTAA
- a CDS encoding sensor histidine kinase, with protein MYLSRKPIKHYGILFKLLVVFIGIMVVAYFTISTLLIYIKDSVNISRDIVKVRIEVLTISQRLVDSLLVMEENQKKYEIIHSEEYKKNFMAALSEYKNAIWSILWFRYEGFSAWEELHAEFRKAFPDLAQGRELTKEPWIDQDTLNQWMRIVVSARQDNERVLESGMRELFRISEAAVSRGLSGLTISIGVGLLGVLYLTYSLSRPLRELRRGIRAYTRDGRLEPIRVLSKDELGELGAAFNDMTVRLKEEERMRADFIDMVSHEIRTPLTSIRESVNLMRERVLGDVNERQKRFLDIASDELQRISAMLTSLLKVSSMASQIVDLAPVTFNPEELLRETLEKAGPGAEAKDIALTPRVAKDIVSVVGDRELLGQALYNLVGNAVKFSPAGRTVRVGLELADGGQKVLASISDEGPGIPEEEQAYVFNKYYRGARTKRSTDGIGLGLSIAKTIVEAHGGNIWLSSLPGKGCTFYFTIPVDGARA; from the coding sequence ATGTACCTTTCCCGCAAGCCCATCAAACACTACGGCATCTTGTTCAAGCTGCTGGTGGTTTTCATCGGCATCATGGTGGTGGCCTATTTCACCATCTCCACGCTGCTCATCTATATCAAGGATTCCGTCAACATCTCCCGTGATATCGTCAAGGTCCGCATCGAGGTGCTCACCATCTCCCAGCGCCTGGTGGACAGCCTGCTTGTCATGGAGGAGAACCAGAAGAAATACGAGATCATCCACTCCGAGGAATACAAGAAGAACTTCATGGCGGCGCTCAGTGAATATAAAAACGCCATTTGGAGCATCTTGTGGTTCCGCTACGAGGGTTTTTCCGCCTGGGAAGAGCTGCACGCCGAGTTTCGCAAGGCCTTTCCCGATCTGGCCCAGGGCCGGGAGCTGACCAAGGAACCCTGGATCGACCAGGATACGCTCAACCAATGGATGCGCATCGTGGTCAGCGCCCGCCAGGACAACGAACGGGTGCTGGAATCCGGCATGCGCGAACTGTTTCGCATCAGCGAAGCGGCCGTGTCGCGCGGCCTGTCCGGGCTGACCATTTCCATCGGCGTGGGGCTTTTGGGCGTGCTCTATCTGACCTATTCCTTGAGCCGTCCCCTGCGCGAACTGCGCCGGGGCATCCGGGCCTACACCAGAGACGGCCGGCTGGAACCCATCCGGGTGCTTTCCAAGGATGAGCTCGGCGAACTGGGCGCGGCCTTTAACGACATGACCGTGCGCCTCAAGGAAGAGGAACGGATGCGGGCGGATTTCATCGACATGGTCAGCCACGAGATCCGTACGCCCCTGACCTCGATCCGCGAGTCCGTCAACCTCATGCGCGAGCGGGTGCTGGGCGACGTCAACGAGCGCCAGAAGCGCTTTCTCGACATCGCCAGCGACGAACTCCAGCGCATTTCCGCCATGCTCACCAGCCTGCTCAAGGTGTCCAGCATGGCCTCCCAGATCGTGGACCTCGCGCCCGTGACCTTTAATCCCGAGGAACTCCTGCGCGAGACCCTGGAAAAGGCCGGTCCGGGAGCCGAGGCCAAGGACATCGCCCTGACGCCGCGCGTGGCCAAGGACATCGTGTCCGTTGTCGGCGACCGGGAGCTGCTTGGCCAGGCGCTGTACAATCTGGTCGGCAACGCTGTGAAGTTCTCCCCGGCCGGGCGCACCGTGCGGGTGGGGCTGGAGCTGGCCGACGGCGGGCAAAAGGTGCTGGCGAGCATTTCCGACGAAGGCCCGGGCATCCCGGAAGAGGAGCAGGCCTACGTCTTCAACAAGTACTACCGCGGCGCGCGCACCAAGCGCAGCACCGACGGCATCGGCCTTGGCCTGAGCATCGCCAAGACCATCGTCGAAGCCCATGGCGGGAACATCTGGCTGTCGAGCCTGCCCGGCAAGGGATGCACTTTCTACTTTACAATTCCTGTGGATGGGGCAAGAGCGTAG
- a CDS encoding ABC transporter permease, whose protein sequence is MATPRLLSGASVRPWAWLWLLAALCLLAAGPAEAKRAKKAVPDAKGAAMAEAWLAADAADLDRVVIESLAGLGDRSIGTPGGRLAADAVEAFFKGLEAGEVGRLSYRAPAMLHGPASLAVDGGGRADVSPLALNAFTPGSLPPEGLIGPVVYAGAGGYRDFDGTVPKDAIVLMDLDSGRNWQAAAQLGARALVYIDDSPPNDPAGAGVYRDKFELTPVRFPRFLLSAAKARELFGDYKSLKGTPGGAAATLAAKAGWEPVVADNVHVFFPGTDPALAGQLLVIDAAYDAAAYAPGRAPGADEAASLAALLRLAREFAAQPPARPTLLVATSGRGQSMAGLREFFAALRGKGKDLRTQARDLKEAARKAEGVVKALDEAAAGGEAAKAALADPGVREALLETLKDEVDVVTTRLMRLRLAGQTRDETAIAALAERRAGLRRIMWREDLTILPPAEAEMLLALAPAARERLARDRAGAEAEAGCIESARELRKLIGDRDVTAQASLYLSSHGEGVASLCEGFGFEVKPDVNPAQAYGRLNRSLSAAAEAAAKAVGLPAGYYRDGMRDDRQNPWQGLLPDRPILGGEFGNMAGVLGFTLATVGDARLAWGTPGDLPARVDFAALEKQGRFVAAMVAAMASPGFEAGEKRPRNVFSTLTGRVNFIRQGELFPDRPAPGTVVCVYQGKTRFYAMTDARGQFRVNGLANKKHVLDKAVVEGYRFDPDTGSAIWAVDKKQTGKDAYRVKMNRNAMETDLIMFGCEQTTLFSAFDPRSFRYFTRIELLDARREAPPLRSWFSRLDTLDSTLLSIFLEPGTPFKCILSDTVLARKLLLLNADAAHPTGVGYPVDAWPILPATELLGARDMWALVGPRIANLEAHGIVSDRIRDLTDQGRALYAQALAAEEAGRFDAMVTAARSSWALAVRVYNDVEKTQRDVLIGVLFYISLFIPFAYCVERVVFNYADIHKRIVAFLGTLAAVIAVVYAVHPAFKLTYSPLVVIIAFFILGLSVMVAAIIFLRFEREMTALQRRASHVKATEIGGMRAFAAAFVIGVSNLRRRKIRTALTCLTLVILTFTIMSFTSVKSTRDEGAAKLSDAAAYRGVLLKNIGWHSLPPESLAVLRDAYGASDVVAPLAWLELPEKTVAPVTRIRAGERGEAVQGVMGLSADEARLGRVADMLTDGRWFAPGDDDAVILPRPMAERLGVAPGDQVSLFGREFRVAGLFRKNALEERPDLDGEPLTPVVFPSEASKEASEAEKEAAESGEDVKTLQSRYQHIDDDLVVILPYGTLMGLGGQLKSVVVAPPADASGVATTAAQDNAARAGRLADRFGLAVFSGQDDGVFLYHAGDSLGYAGVPNILIPLIISVLIVLNTMIGAVYERKREIGVYTAVGLAPSHVSFLFIAEALAFAVISVVLGYLLAQTTAGLLSGTSLWAGMTANYSSTAGVAAMLLVIAVVLLSVIYPSRVAGQIAIPDVNRSWTLPEPVNGVIAARLPFLVKVREQECAGGFLLDYYQSHQDVSHGLFATADVDYAFECPWDLPGAAAHPKVAHPEFCDLRACMRLTGTVWLAPFDFGIKQTMSLIFTPAKDTPGYMEIDVELTRVAGEAGMWKRLSKGFLNDLRKQLLVWRSLEESMRTSYEDKVIAGYGARLRGDAPAGEGRA, encoded by the coding sequence ATGGCGACTCCCCGTTTATTGTCGGGCGCTTCGGTTCGTCCCTGGGCCTGGCTGTGGCTGCTGGCGGCTTTGTGCCTGCTTGCCGCCGGTCCGGCCGAGGCCAAGCGGGCCAAGAAGGCCGTCCCGGACGCCAAAGGCGCGGCCATGGCCGAAGCCTGGCTGGCCGCCGACGCGGCCGACCTGGACCGGGTCGTCATCGAGTCCCTGGCCGGCCTTGGCGACCGGTCCATCGGCACGCCAGGCGGGCGGCTGGCCGCCGACGCCGTGGAAGCCTTTTTCAAGGGGCTGGAGGCCGGCGAGGTGGGGCGGCTGTCCTACCGCGCTCCGGCCATGCTCCATGGCCCGGCCAGTCTTGCCGTGGACGGCGGGGGACGGGCCGATGTCTCACCCCTGGCCCTAAATGCCTTCACCCCCGGCTCACTGCCGCCGGAGGGCCTCATCGGGCCTGTCGTCTACGCTGGGGCCGGCGGCTACCGCGATTTTGACGGCACGGTCCCCAAGGACGCCATCGTGCTCATGGATCTCGACAGCGGCCGCAACTGGCAGGCCGCCGCCCAGCTCGGGGCCAGGGCGCTGGTCTACATCGACGACAGCCCGCCAAACGATCCGGCCGGGGCCGGCGTCTACCGCGACAAGTTCGAACTGACCCCGGTGCGCTTCCCGCGTTTTCTGCTCTCGGCCGCCAAGGCCCGGGAGCTTTTCGGCGATTATAAATCCTTGAAGGGGACCCCCGGCGGCGCGGCCGCCACCTTGGCCGCCAAGGCCGGCTGGGAGCCGGTGGTGGCTGACAACGTCCATGTGTTCTTCCCCGGGACCGATCCGGCCCTGGCCGGCCAACTGCTGGTCATCGACGCCGCCTACGACGCCGCCGCCTATGCCCCGGGCCGCGCTCCAGGGGCTGACGAGGCTGCCTCCCTGGCCGCGCTGCTGCGTCTGGCCCGGGAGTTCGCCGCTCAGCCTCCGGCCCGGCCGACGCTGCTGGTTGCCACCTCCGGCCGGGGGCAGTCCATGGCCGGGCTGCGAGAATTTTTCGCCGCCCTGCGCGGCAAGGGCAAGGACCTGCGCACCCAGGCTCGCGACCTCAAGGAAGCCGCCCGCAAGGCCGAGGGCGTGGTCAAGGCCCTGGACGAGGCCGCTGCCGGCGGCGAAGCGGCCAAGGCCGCCCTGGCCGATCCCGGCGTGCGCGAGGCGCTGCTGGAAACGCTTAAAGACGAAGTCGATGTCGTCACCACCCGGCTCATGCGCCTGCGTCTGGCCGGCCAGACCCGCGACGAGACCGCCATCGCCGCCCTGGCCGAACGCCGGGCCGGCCTGCGGCGCATCATGTGGCGCGAGGATTTGACCATTTTGCCCCCGGCCGAGGCCGAAATGCTCCTGGCTCTGGCCCCGGCCGCCCGGGAACGGCTGGCCCGCGACCGGGCCGGAGCCGAGGCCGAGGCCGGCTGCATCGAAAGCGCCCGGGAGCTGCGAAAGCTCATCGGCGACCGCGACGTCACGGCCCAGGCCTCGCTCTATCTTTCCAGCCACGGCGAAGGCGTGGCCAGCCTGTGCGAAGGTTTCGGCTTCGAGGTCAAGCCCGACGTCAACCCGGCCCAGGCTTACGGCCGCCTCAACCGGTCGCTGTCCGCCGCCGCCGAGGCCGCGGCCAAGGCGGTCGGACTCCCGGCCGGCTATTACCGCGACGGGATGCGCGACGACCGCCAGAACCCCTGGCAGGGCCTGCTCCCTGACCGGCCCATCCTTGGCGGCGAATTCGGCAATATGGCCGGCGTGCTGGGATTCACCCTGGCCACCGTTGGCGACGCCAGACTCGCCTGGGGCACCCCTGGCGACCTGCCGGCGCGCGTGGATTTCGCGGCCCTTGAAAAGCAGGGCCGCTTTGTCGCGGCCATGGTCGCGGCCATGGCCTCTCCCGGCTTCGAGGCCGGCGAGAAACGGCCGCGAAACGTCTTTTCGACCCTCACCGGCCGGGTCAACTTCATCCGCCAGGGCGAGCTTTTCCCCGACCGCCCGGCCCCCGGCACGGTGGTGTGCGTCTACCAGGGCAAGACCCGGTTCTACGCCATGACCGACGCTCGGGGGCAGTTTCGGGTAAACGGTCTGGCCAACAAGAAGCATGTTCTCGACAAGGCCGTGGTCGAAGGCTACCGCTTTGACCCCGACACCGGCTCGGCCATCTGGGCCGTGGACAAGAAGCAGACCGGCAAGGACGCCTACCGCGTCAAGATGAATCGCAACGCCATGGAAACCGACCTCATCATGTTCGGTTGCGAGCAGACCACGCTGTTTTCCGCCTTCGATCCCCGGTCATTCCGCTATTTCACCCGCATCGAGCTTCTCGACGCCCGGCGCGAGGCCCCGCCCTTGCGCTCCTGGTTCTCGCGCCTGGACACCCTCGATTCCACGCTGCTTTCCATCTTCCTCGAACCCGGCACGCCCTTTAAGTGCATCCTCTCCGACACCGTGCTGGCCCGAAAGCTTCTGCTGTTAAACGCCGACGCCGCCCACCCCACCGGCGTGGGCTATCCCGTGGACGCCTGGCCCATCCTGCCGGCCACGGAGCTTCTGGGCGCGCGCGACATGTGGGCCCTGGTCGGCCCGCGCATCGCCAACCTCGAAGCCCACGGCATCGTCAGCGACCGCATCCGCGATCTCACCGACCAGGGGCGCGCCCTGTACGCCCAGGCCCTGGCCGCCGAGGAGGCCGGCCGTTTCGACGCCATGGTCACGGCCGCCAGGTCCAGCTGGGCCTTGGCCGTTCGGGTCTATAACGATGTGGAAAAGACCCAGCGCGACGTGCTCATTGGCGTACTGTTCTACATTTCGCTGTTTATCCCCTTTGCCTACTGCGTGGAGCGGGTGGTCTTCAACTACGCCGACATCCACAAGCGCATCGTGGCCTTCCTGGGCACCCTGGCGGCGGTCATCGCCGTGGTCTACGCCGTGCATCCGGCCTTCAAGCTCACCTACAGTCCACTGGTCGTCATCATCGCCTTTTTCATTCTCGGCCTGTCGGTCATGGTGGCGGCCATTATCTTCCTGCGCTTCGAACGCGAAATGACGGCGCTGCAGCGCCGGGCTTCCCACGTCAAGGCTACCGAGATCGGCGGGATGCGCGCCTTTGCCGCCGCCTTTGTCATTGGCGTGAGCAACCTGCGCCGCCGCAAGATCCGCACGGCGCTGACCTGCCTGACGCTTGTCATCCTCACCTTCACCATCATGAGCTTCACCAGCGTCAAGTCCACCCGGGACGAGGGCGCGGCCAAACTCTCGGATGCCGCCGCCTACCGGGGCGTGCTGCTCAAAAACATCGGCTGGCACAGCCTGCCGCCCGAGTCTCTGGCCGTCCTGCGCGACGCGTATGGCGCAAGCGATGTGGTGGCTCCCCTGGCCTGGCTGGAGCTGCCCGAAAAGACCGTGGCCCCGGTTACCCGCATCCGGGCCGGCGAGCGCGGCGAGGCCGTCCAGGGCGTCATGGGCCTGTCCGCCGACGAAGCCCGCCTTGGCCGCGTGGCCGACATGTTGACCGACGGCCGCTGGTTCGCCCCGGGCGACGACGACGCCGTGATCCTGCCAAGGCCCATGGCTGAGCGCCTGGGCGTGGCCCCGGGTGATCAGGTGTCGCTTTTTGGTCGGGAATTCCGCGTGGCCGGACTGTTCCGCAAAAACGCCCTGGAAGAGCGGCCCGACCTGGACGGCGAACCGCTCACCCCGGTCGTCTTCCCGTCCGAAGCCTCCAAGGAGGCCAGCGAGGCCGAGAAAGAGGCGGCCGAGTCCGGCGAGGACGTCAAAACCCTGCAAAGCCGCTATCAGCACATCGACGACGATCTGGTCGTCATCCTGCCCTACGGGACGCTCATGGGCCTTGGCGGCCAGCTCAAGTCCGTGGTGGTGGCCCCGCCGGCTGATGCTTCGGGCGTCGCGACGACGGCGGCCCAGGACAACGCCGCCCGGGCTGGGCGGCTGGCCGACCGCTTCGGTCTGGCCGTTTTTTCCGGTCAGGACGACGGCGTGTTCCTCTACCATGCCGGCGATTCCCTGGGTTATGCCGGCGTGCCCAACATCCTCATTCCCTTGATCATCTCCGTGCTCATCGTGCTTAATACCATGATCGGCGCGGTCTATGAGCGCAAACGCGAGATCGGCGTCTACACCGCCGTGGGCCTGGCCCCGTCCCATGTCTCGTTTCTGTTCATCGCCGAGGCACTGGCCTTTGCCGTCATCAGCGTGGTTCTGGGCTACCTGTTGGCCCAGACCACGGCAGGCCTCTTGTCCGGCACCTCGCTATGGGCCGGCATGACCGCCAACTACTCGTCCACGGCCGGCGTGGCCGCCATGCTGCTGGTCATCGCCGTGGTGCTCCTGTCGGTCATCTATCCTTCCCGGGTGGCCGGCCAGATCGCCATCCCCGACGTCAACCGCTCCTGGACGCTGCCCGAACCGGTAAACGGCGTCATTGCCGCGCGCCTGCCCTTTCTGGTCAAGGTGCGGGAGCAGGAGTGCGCCGGCGGCTTCCTGCTGGACTACTACCAATCGCACCAGGACGTCTCCCATGGCCTTTTCGCCACGGCCGACGTGGACTACGCCTTCGAATGCCCCTGGGACCTGCCCGGGGCGGCGGCACACCCCAAGGTGGCCCATCCCGAATTCTGCGATTTGCGGGCCTGTATGCGCCTGACCGGCACGGTCTGGCTCGCGCCGTTCGATTTCGGCATCAAGCAGACCATGTCCCTTATCTTTACGCCGGCCAAGGACACCCCGGGTTATATGGAAATCGACGTGGAACTGACGCGCGTCGCCGGCGAGGCCGGCATGTGGAAGCGGCTCTCCAAAGGCTTTTTGAACGACCTGCGCAAGCAGCTCCTGGTCTGGCGCTCCCTGGAAGAGTCCATGCGGACCTCCTATGAGGACAAGGTCATCGCCGGCTACGGCGCGCGCCTGCGCGGCGACGCCCCGGCCGGGGAGGGCAGGGCATGA
- a CDS encoding ABC transporter ATP-binding protein has protein sequence MAEAHNIVRVAGVARTFTMGTQVVQALRGVDLTIKAGEYLSIMGPSGSGKSTLFNMIGGLDKPSSGKVFIDEVDIAQLDAYELAWLRNRKIGYIFQTFNLIQVMTALENVTLPMTFAGASQDEATEKGLELLGLVGLRERHAHRPQELSGGQQQRVAIARSLANTPAIILADEPTGNLDLTTGEEIITLLKRLSSERGVTVISATHDYKMLNVSDRVVWIRDGRIDKIEERSELDITVGGIGAREA, from the coding sequence ATGGCCGAAGCGCACAACATCGTCCGAGTGGCCGGCGTCGCTCGAACCTTCACCATGGGCACCCAGGTGGTCCAGGCCCTTCGCGGCGTGGACCTCACCATAAAAGCCGGCGAGTATCTCTCCATCATGGGGCCGTCCGGATCGGGCAAGTCCACGCTGTTCAACATGATCGGCGGCCTGGACAAACCCTCCTCCGGCAAGGTCTTCATCGACGAGGTGGACATCGCCCAGCTCGACGCCTACGAACTGGCCTGGCTGCGCAACCGCAAGATCGGCTACATTTTCCAGACGTTCAACCTTATCCAGGTCATGACCGCCCTGGAAAACGTCACCCTGCCCATGACCTTTGCCGGGGCTTCCCAGGACGAGGCCACGGAAAAGGGCCTGGAGCTTTTAGGTCTGGTCGGTCTGCGCGAACGCCACGCCCACCGGCCCCAGGAACTCTCCGGCGGCCAGCAGCAGCGCGTGGCCATCGCCCGCTCCCTGGCCAACACCCCGGCCATCATCCTGGCCGACGAACCCACCGGCAACCTCGACCTCACCACCGGCGAGGAGATCATCACGCTGCTCAAGCGCCTGAGCTCCGAACGCGGCGTCACGGTCATCTCCGCCACCCACGATTACAAAATGCTCAACGTCTCCGACCGCGTGGTCTGGATTCGCGACGGTCGCATTGACAAGATCGAGGAGCGCTCCGAACTCGACATCACCGTGGGCGGCATTGGCGCCCGGGAGGCCTAG